A genomic window from Brassica oleracea var. oleracea cultivar TO1000 chromosome C8, BOL, whole genome shotgun sequence includes:
- the LOC106311071 gene encoding ocs element-binding factor 1, producing the protein MMSTIHPVLSCEPGQTTHVPAFETGFTPWDNSHLFSVFDSSMNIIPHSVHEYLSPDSVNRSGPDVVPTDSYTDERRKKRKLSNRESAKRSRVKKQKHLEEMNIQLNQLKIENRELENQIRYVLQHFQRTETENNRLRLEQRLLHSMVLNIRQVLMLHQIDRSSDYVTWPYDNNTRVTVQHDPVCDF; encoded by the coding sequence ATGATGTCTACAATTCATCCGGTTTTATCATGTGAACCGGGTCAAACAACCCATGTCCCAGCTTTCGAAACCGGGTTCACTCCATGGGACAATTCACACCTCTTCTCGGTCTTCGACTCATCAATGAATATAATACCTCACTCGGTTCATGAGTACCTAAGCCCTGATTCGGTAAACCGGTCTGGTCCAGACGTTGTTCCAACAGATAGTTATACAGATGAGCGGAGAAAGAAACGGAAGTTATCGAACCGGGAATCGGCTAAGCGGTCAAGGGTGAAGAAACAAAAGCACTTGGAGGAGATGAATATCCAGCTAAACCAGCTCAAGATTGAGAACCGGGAATTAGAAAACCAGATCCGGTACGTTTTACAACATTTTCAACGAACAGAGACGGAGAATAATCGTCTGCGTCTTGAACAACGTTTGCTCCATAGTATGGTGTTGAACATCAGACAAGTTTTGATGTTGCATCAGATCGACCGGAGCTCAGATTATGTCACATGGCCTTACGATAACAATACTCGTGTTACGGTCCAACATGATCCAGTTTGTGATTTCTGA
- the LOC106310094 gene encoding probable inactive receptor kinase At1g27190 gives MARNHRFRYRLLLLLIAFETTRRLTSADPNDEACLKNLRQNLEDPASNLRNWTSSVFSNPCSGFTSYLPGATCNNGRIYKLSLTSLSLRGSISPFLSNCTNLQSLDLSSNQISGEIPPDIQFLVNLAVLNLSSNRLSGEIPPQLALCAYLNVIDLHDNQLSGPIPQQLGLLARLSAFDVSNNKLSGQIPTYLSNRTGTFPRFNASSFVGNRGLYGYPLQEMMKGKGLSVMAIVGIGLGSGVASLMISFTSVCIWLRITEKKMAEEEGKISQSMPDY, from the coding sequence ATGGCGAGGAATCACCGGTTTAGATACCGGTTACTACTCCTTCTTATAGCTTTCGAAACGACACGGCGTTTGACTTCGGCTGATCCAAACGACGAGGCGTGTTTAAAGAATCTCCGACAAAACTTAGAAGATCCAGCGAGTAATCTCCGGAACTGGACGAGCTCCGTCTTCTCCAACCCTTGCTCCGGCTTCACCTCGTATCTCCCTGGTGCTACTTGTAACAATGGCAGAATCTATAAACTCTCTCTCACTAGCCTCTCCCTTCGCGGCTCTATCTCTCCGTTTCTCTCCAACTGCACCAACCTCCAGTCCTTGGACTTATCCTCGAACCAAATCTCCGGCGAAATCCCGCCGGATATTCAGTTTCTCGTGAACCTCGCCGTACTCAACCTCTCGTCTAACCGTCTCTCCGGCGAAATCCCTCCGCAGCTCGCTCTATGCGCCTACCTAAACGTCATCGACCTCCACGATAACCAGCTCTCCGGTCCAATCCCTCAGCAGCTAGGACTCTTGGCGAGGCTATCGGCGTTTGATGTGTCGAACAACAAACTCTCCGGTCAGATTCCGACATACTTGTCGAACAGGACGGGGACTTTTCCGAGGTTTAACGCGAGCTCGTTCGTGGGGAACAGAGGGTTGTATGGTTATCCGTTGCAGGAGATGATGAAGGGCAAGGGGCTGTCGGTGATGGCGATCGTGGGGATAGGGCTTGGAAGTGGAGTGGCGAGCTTGATGATTAGTTTCACAAGTGTTTGTATTTGGTTGAGGATCACTGAGAAGAAGATGGCTGAGGAAGAAGGCAAGATTAGTCAATCGATGCCTGATTATTAA
- the LOC106309046 gene encoding uncharacterized protein LOC106309046, which translates to MVKKFLKGLPRHKYIQIVASLEQVLDLNPTGFEDIVGRFKAYEERVGEETQKEDQGKLMFSNNEEHSQRGYENSCGRGRGRNGRGRGQGMSHNQNFASHTEDNNSKKNRSKLICWRCDKLGHYATVYPEKTKKNQETNLNETEEADALYVHEVVFLNEDKVIPKNLDIDKGNASVWYLDNGASNHTTGTRSSFREGVWLPLCARLERRMHSKTYYILDLKHNILSLGQATENGCDVNMKDVYLTLTDSHGRLLVRVTISGHKCYMEVACSARTYKLWSDEQHGKEGDGRRNVVYMWLMLLKEKFEVFNRFKRFKESVEKQTGSTIKTFRTDRGGEFTSAEFNLFCEENGVKRHLTAPYTPQQNSVVERRNRTLMGMTRSMLKAMKMPNYLWSEAVRHSTYLINRVPTKALENQTPYECLTSKKPNIKNLRIFGCVAHAKIIGPYLKSWMRDQRVWSILELSRVPKPIDSMIQTHGR; encoded by the exons ATGGTCAAGAAGTTCTTGAAGGGTCTTCCGAGACACAAGTATATCCAGATCGTAGCATCACTTGAGCAAGTCCTAGATCTCAACCCGACGGGGTTTGAAGACATAGTTGGAAGGTTTAAGGCGTACGAGGAGCGTGTAGGAGAAGAAACTCAGAAAGAAGACCAAGGGAAGCTGATGTTTTCGAACAATGAAGAGCATAGTCAGAGGGGCTATGAGAATTCCTGTGGTAGAGGAAGAGGACGGAACGGTAGAGGCAGAGGTCAAGGTATGTCACACAACCAAAATTTTGCGTCACACACTGAAGATAATAACTCAAAGAAGAATCGTTCAAAGCTGATATGTTGGAGATGTGACAAGCTTGGTCACTACGCAACTGTCTATCCCGAGAAGACAAAGAAGAATCAAGAAACCAACCTAAACGAGACAGAAGAGGCTGATGCACTCTATGTACATGAGGTGGTGTTTTTGAACGAGGATAAGGTGATTCCGAAGAATCTTGATATCGACAAAGGCAATGCAAGTGTCTGGTATTTGGATAATGGAGCGAGTAATCACACGACGGGAACAAGGAGTTCTTTTCGA GAAGGGGTGTGGTTACCTTTGTGTGCAAGACTGGAGAGAAGAATGCACTCAAAGACATACTACATACTCGACCTGAAGCACAATATATTGAGTCTTGGGCAAGCAACAGAGAACGGATGTGATGTTAACATGAAAGATGTCTACTTAACACTCACAGATTCACATGGAAGGTTGCTAGTTCGTGTGACAATATCTGGACATAAATGCTACATGGAGGTGGCATGCTCGGCTAGGACATATAAGCTATGGAGTGATGAACAACATGGTAAGGAAGGAGATGGTCGTAGGAATGTCGT GTATATGTGGCTTATGCTATTGAAGGAGAAGTTTGAGGTATTCAATCGATTCAAAAGGTTTAAAGAGAGTGTAGAGAAGCAGACAGGCTCAACCATCAAAACCTTTCGCACCGATAGAGGAGGAGAGTTTACCTCAGCTGAGTTCAATCTATTCTGTGAAGAGAATGGAGTTAAAAGGCACCTAACCGCGCCTTACACACCTCAACAAAACAGTGTTGTGGAGAGGAGAAACCGAACCTTGATGGGAATGACAAGAAGTATGCTGAAGGCAATGAAGATGCCGAACTACTTGTGGAGTGAAGCTGTACGACATTCAACTTACCTCATCAATAGAGTTCCTACAAAAGCCTTGGAGAATCAGACGCCATACGAGTGCCTCACGTCAAAGAAACCAAATATCAAGAACTTGAGGATATTCGGTTGTGTAGCTCATGCGAAAATTATTGGGCCATATCTGAAAAGTTGGATGAGAGATCAAAGAGTATGGTCAATCTTGGAACTGAGCCGGGTTCCAAAGCCTATAGACTCTATGATCCAGACACATGGAAGGTGA